One window of Rhodothermales bacterium genomic DNA carries:
- a CDS encoding glycosyltransferase codes for MPRKLLVLAYYFPPMGLSGVQRASKFVKYLPDHGWQPTVVTVEPGGYFAFDQHLLRELTEREIPIERTRSLDPTRLFRPSRTIALPSEGKRKRLASLSQWVFVPDNKVGWIPFALRAAGRLLEEGSFDAILSTAPPYSSHVVAARLAKRYRLPLVLDYRDDWIGNPRHIYPTPVHRALHRRLEQYAGRAADAVVAINEPIARAIGERLGVPTTVVPQGFDVEDYPARSERSDNKLRFVYAGVFYDLQTPDAFLRGLARLLGERPGLREHIEARFVGLFPDRGKRLVHDLGLEDVVHEVPYAAHTEAMAHVGQSDVPWLVVGHGPGQEQISTGKLYAYIGAGKPILGLVPPGVANEALSAYGASWTAHPDDPDAVDEAFRDIVRCWEEGQWPAPFEPFRAAHDRSELAGTLAAVLDRISS; via the coding sequence GTGCCCCGCAAACTGCTTGTGCTGGCCTACTACTTCCCCCCGATGGGGTTGAGTGGCGTGCAGCGGGCAAGCAAGTTCGTCAAGTACCTGCCCGATCACGGATGGCAGCCGACGGTCGTAACGGTGGAGCCGGGAGGCTACTTCGCGTTTGACCAGCACCTCTTGCGCGAATTGACCGAGCGCGAGATCCCGATCGAGCGGACCCGCTCGCTGGACCCCACGCGCCTCTTTCGGCCCTCGCGCACGATTGCACTGCCCTCCGAAGGCAAACGAAAACGGCTGGCGTCGCTCTCTCAATGGGTGTTTGTGCCGGACAACAAGGTGGGGTGGATACCCTTCGCGCTGCGCGCTGCCGGCAGACTGCTGGAGGAGGGGTCGTTCGATGCCATCCTGTCCACGGCACCTCCGTATTCTTCGCATGTGGTGGCGGCCCGGCTCGCCAAACGCTATCGCCTGCCTCTGGTGCTCGACTACAGAGACGACTGGATCGGGAATCCGCGACACATCTATCCCACGCCGGTTCACCGGGCGCTGCATCGCCGACTGGAGCAGTATGCAGGGCGGGCAGCTGACGCGGTCGTAGCCATTAACGAGCCCATCGCCCGTGCTATTGGAGAACGCCTGGGGGTGCCGACCACGGTCGTTCCGCAGGGCTTTGACGTCGAGGACTATCCAGCGCGCTCTGAGCGCTCGGACAACAAGCTCCGCTTTGTGTATGCGGGCGTGTTTTACGACCTGCAGACGCCGGATGCGTTCTTGAGGGGCCTGGCGCGGCTACTCGGCGAGCGGCCCGGGTTGCGAGAGCACATCGAGGCCCGATTTGTGGGCCTGTTTCCGGACCGCGGCAAGCGGCTTGTGCATGACCTGGGCCTCGAAGACGTGGTTCATGAGGTCCCGTATGCCGCGCACACCGAGGCGATGGCACATGTCGGGCAATCCGATGTGCCATGGCTTGTGGTGGGGCACGGGCCCGGGCAGGAGCAGATTTCTACCGGAAAGCTTTATGCGTACATCGGTGCCGGAAAGCCGATTCTCGGGCTTGTGCCCCCAGGCGTCGCAAATGAGGCGCTGTCGGCATACGGCGCCTCGTGGACGGCGCACCCCGACGATCCCGATGCCGTAGACGAGGCCTTTCGCGACATCGTTCGGTGTTGGGAAGAGGGTCAATGGCCCGCCCCGTTCGAACCCTTCCGGGCCGCGCATGACCGCTCCGAACTTGCCGGTACACTCGCGGCGGTTCTCGACCGCATAAGTTCATAA
- a CDS encoding nitroreductase family protein: MPDFPFVPYAHPDPCTDEERLARARQFRSMLDGRRTVRDYDPRDVSDEVLLECIRAAGTAPSGAHRQPWHFVLVRDPDIKRQVREAAEREEQAFYGNRAPEDWLEALAPLGTDAHKPFLETAPALIVVFAERYGENEDGSRRKNYYVQESVGIATGMLISALHACGLSTLTHTPSPMGFLQEVLGRPSREHAFLILVVGHAAADARVPDISRKAVGEIATVL; this comes from the coding sequence ATGCCGGACTTTCCATTTGTGCCCTACGCCCATCCCGACCCGTGCACGGACGAGGAGCGCCTGGCGCGGGCCCGACAATTTCGCTCCATGCTGGATGGGCGACGGACTGTGCGGGACTACGACCCACGGGATGTGTCCGATGAGGTCCTTCTGGAGTGCATTCGGGCCGCTGGTACGGCCCCGAGCGGAGCCCATCGACAGCCCTGGCATTTTGTACTGGTTCGCGATCCCGACATCAAACGGCAGGTGCGGGAAGCGGCCGAGAGGGAGGAGCAGGCGTTTTACGGCAATCGCGCCCCGGAAGACTGGCTTGAAGCCCTCGCCCCGCTGGGAACGGACGCACACAAACCATTCCTGGAGACCGCCCCGGCCCTGATTGTGGTTTTCGCCGAACGCTATGGCGAGAATGAGGACGGGTCCCGGCGGAAGAACTACTACGTGCAGGAGTCCGTCGGCATTGCGACCGGCATGCTGATTTCAGCCTTGCACGCGTGCGGCTTGTCCACGTTGACGCATACGCCCAGCCCCATGGGATTCCTGCAGGAGGTGCTGGGTCGACCCAGTCGAGAGCACGCCTTTCTGATTTTGGTGGTGGGCCATGCGGCGGCAGATGCGCGTGTGCCCGACATCTCCCGAAAAGCCGTGGGCGAAATCGCGACGGTGCTGTAG